Proteins from a single region of Carassius auratus strain Wakin linkage group LG36F, ASM336829v1, whole genome shotgun sequence:
- the LOC113068153 gene encoding endothelin-3, with translation MARVSLLIHLGILLFIGLTVAMANGFSSFRQDALMKNSARDLTKASSVTPNQFDESGCYFCQILKPRRRAKRCTCYSYKDKECVYYCHLDIIWINTPERTVPYGLSSYRGSQRVRRSAKDSVGGQRCVCAVHNNQQCNAFCTQSRGRTT, from the exons ATGGCAAGGGTGTCATTATTAATACATTTGGGGATTTTGCTGTTTATTGGACTAACAGTCGCAATGGCGAACG GATTTTCCTCCTTTCGTCAAGATGCGCTGATGAAGAACAGCGCGAGGGATTTAACCAAAGCATCTAGTGTGACTCCGAATCAGTTTGATGAGTCTGGATGTTATTTCTGCCAGATCCTCAAACCTCGGAGGAGAGCCAAGAGATGTACGTGTTACTCGTACAAAGACAAAGAGTGTGTTTACTACTGTCACCTGGACATCATCTGGATCAACACACCAGA GCGTACTGTCCCATACGGCCTGTCGAGTTATAGAGGCTCCCAGCGGGTGCGGCGTTCTGCCAAGGACAGCGTCGGAGGTCAGCGCTGCGTGTGTGCTGTACACAACAACCAACAGTGTAATGCTTTCTGCACTCAGAG TAGGGGGAGGACAACATGA
- the pdrg1 gene encoding p53 and DNA damage-regulated protein 1 — MSRTCFPSAQHTDPSMDETAQRILEHLTEVEVAAEDILSDKQQIVDLDSRRNRNREALGALRNHSSNDHVKVCFGNMFIKFPPERTRSMILKDQEQLDKEISDLRKQLKAKVNRLNDLQGKPELRGYNLSPLSSDEIKAIGTLIKK; from the exons ATGAGTCGGACGTGTTTTCCCAGCGCACAGCACACAGACCCAAGCATGGACGAGACAGCACAGAGAATACTGGAGCATTTGACGGAGGTCGAAGTTGCTGCAGAAGATATTCTCAGTGACAAACAACAG ATCGTGGATCTGGATTCgcggagaaacagaaacagagaagCACTTGGCGCTTTAAGAAACCATTCCTCTAACG ATCATGTGAAGGTGTGTTTTGGAAATATGTTCATCAAATTCCCCCCAGAACGTACCAGATCCATGATCCTTAAAG ACCAGGAGCAGCTTGACAAGGAAATATCTGACCTCCGCAAACAACTAAAAGCAAAAGTAAATCGTCTCAATGACTTGCAAG GTAAGCCTGAACTCAGAGGATACAACCTTTCTCCTCTGAGCAGTGATGAGATTAAAGCAATTGGCACCCTGATTAAGAAATAA